In Glycine max cultivar Williams 82 chromosome 7, Glycine_max_v4.0, whole genome shotgun sequence, a single window of DNA contains:
- the LOC106799271 gene encoding secreted RxLR effector protein 161-like: protein MHYRSLIGCLIYLTATRPDILFAVSILSRFMHCASEVYLQAAKRVIRYVKGTLDYGIMYSLSHNFKLHGYSDSDWTGCIDDMRSTSGYCFSFGSGVFSWCFKKQEVVAQSTTEAEYVAIVATVNQALWIRKIMTDLHMKQEESTQIFVDNQAAI from the coding sequence ATGCATTACAGAAGCTTGATTGGTTGCTTAATATATCTTACTGCAACCAGACCTGACATTTTGTTTGCAGTAAGTATACTTTCAAGGTTCATGCATTGTGCTAGTGAAGTTTATCTTCAAGCTGCCAAACGAGTTATTAGATATGTTAAAGGCACTTTAGACTATGGTATAATGTACTCtctttctcataattttaagcTCCATGGATATTCTGATAGTGACTGGACAGGTTGTATTGATGACATGAGAAGCACCTCTGGTTATTGTTTTTCCTTTGGTTCTGGAGTCTTTTCTTGGTGTTTTAAAAAGCAAGAAGTTGTAGCTCAATCAACTACAGAAGCAGAGTATGTAGCTATTGTTGCTACAGTGAATCAAGCTCTTTGGATCAGGAAAATTATGACAGATTTGCATATGAAACAAGAAGAAAGCACACAGATTTTTGTGGACAACCAGGCTGCAATCTAA